In Luteolibacter yonseiensis, a single window of DNA contains:
- a CDS encoding alpha/beta fold hydrolase: MIDFAKNLPSAGEPRFWEISPGRHLAWNEYGDPQGKPVMYYHGWPSSRLQARLAHHLALERGLRLIAMDRPGMGRSSFEGGRLLDSWPGLMERFADGLGIGKFAQLGVSGGGPYVAVCAAKIPERLTASAVLGGMVPVDGLASGVRGLHPAYRALIPLRKLPAGLFTPVFRTAAAMGCGWKPAAPPMSWALRTVGTADKQLVLGSPEVWTVMARSFKEGVRIHGGHGAMADAAVYFQSLTFNPATVRHPIRYWHGGDDRNIPPEMLREFTGKIAGAELVVDGSLGHFSLVVERAPAALDHLAAASA, encoded by the coding sequence ATGATTGATTTCGCGAAAAACCTGCCGTCTGCGGGTGAACCCCGGTTTTGGGAAATTTCTCCGGGCAGGCACCTGGCATGGAATGAATATGGTGATCCGCAGGGAAAACCGGTGATGTATTATCACGGCTGGCCGAGTTCCCGGTTGCAGGCACGTCTGGCACATCATCTGGCCCTCGAGCGCGGCCTGAGATTGATTGCCATGGACCGGCCGGGCATGGGCAGATCATCTTTTGAAGGAGGGCGGCTGCTGGATTCATGGCCCGGGTTGATGGAGCGGTTCGCGGATGGTCTGGGGATCGGGAAATTCGCCCAACTGGGTGTGTCCGGCGGCGGACCATATGTGGCGGTCTGTGCGGCGAAAATCCCGGAACGCCTGACGGCATCGGCGGTGCTGGGCGGGATGGTGCCCGTGGATGGTCTGGCCAGCGGCGTGCGCGGCCTGCACCCGGCCTACCGGGCGTTGATTCCACTCCGCAAGCTTCCTGCCGGTCTGTTCACTCCGGTTTTCCGCACGGCGGCGGCCATGGGATGCGGTTGGAAACCGGCCGCACCGCCGATGTCCTGGGCGCTGCGCACCGTTGGCACGGCGGACAAGCAACTGGTACTCGGCTCGCCCGAAGTGTGGACCGTCATGGCGCGGAGTTTCAAAGAAGGCGTCCGCATCCATGGCGGCCACGGAGCGATGGCGGATGCGGCGGTTTATTTCCAGTCTCTGACATTCAATCCCGCAACCGTGCGCCACCCGATCCGCTACTGGCATGGCGGGGATGACCGGAACATTCCGCCGGAAATGCTGCGCGAGTTCACGGGAAAAATCGCTGGCGCGGAACTGGTGGTGGACGGGTCGC